From Arachis hypogaea cultivar Tifrunner chromosome 3, arahy.Tifrunner.gnm2.J5K5, whole genome shotgun sequence:
CAACCACTATCTAGTGCCTCTAGTGCAGCCTTGATGCTGTTGTGTCTATCAGAAATCACCAAAATACCTTCTTGTGGAGTAACATGTCTTCTAAGGTTGGATAGAAAGTATGCCCAGGACTCTGCATTTTCCCCCTCCACAAGTGCAAACGCAAAGCCAATATATTGGAGTTTCCATCTTGAGCAATCGCCAACAACAACGTCcctccatacttgccatacagGTGTGTGCCGTCGATAATGACAAGCGGCTTACAGTGTCGAAATGCCTCAATACATGAAGGGAATGTCCAAAACATTCAATGAAAGAAGACTCTAGATTCATCAACCTGATCACCACTCTAACCGGGGAGATCTTCATCAAAGCAACGGTACCATCCATGGTGGATGTGACCCCAAGGATCCAATGGGACAGATCACCATAGGACTCCTCCCAGTCACCATAGATCTGTGCCATtgccttctgctttgccaaccataCCTTCCTATAACTAGGCCTGAAACCATATGTTGCCTCCGTTGCCTCTTGGAGCATCTTAATCGTCACGGACGCATCAGCTTTGACCAACGAAAAGATCCTCGCACAtatgacatgataatcaagctATTTGTGGTCGCTTGATATCGATGTGGTCATACACGTGTGTGGTCCGTTGTACCTCCTAACTTCCCAGGTGCTCTTCCATTTTCGCAACGTGATACGAATCAACCACGTGCACCCGTTACCAAACTCCTTGCATCTGCCTTGGTATTTCAGATTGTCAGACTCTATAACTCTGTACTCAACTCCACGCCGAATGCTGTAATCTTTTACACTAAGCACAGCTTCCTCCTTACTCTTGAACGACTGGCCAACCTAAAATTCCGTCAAAGCATTCCTATCATGGATACCCTGGCCAGCGAAGGTTGGCTCTACATTCTAGTGTTGACCGACGACTTCCAAGTTCAATGATGACAGGTACAGAGGATACTGTTGTGTTCTAGAACCAGAACCTCCATGTGGTGTAGGTGTATCGCTCGGAATATCATCACTATCCCCACTAATAACAACCGGCTCGTCATCCGAATCATCGTCCTATATCGCATTCTCAACTCGATCCGGTCCAGCCTCAAAATCAAAATCAGGATCACCAGGAGACACACCGGCATGAACAGCCGCAACATGTTGAGAATCAGGAACTAGAACTGCAGCTGCTACCACAGGCATCGATGTTGAGGTACCATCCACCGTCGTCGATTGAGGATTCGGCGCCAATGGCCCGGAGCTGTCGACACCATCTTCCAACTTCGCAAGCAGCTCGGGTATTCTGACCTCCGAAAAACTCCGCCTACAGTGAAACAACACCTGCAAGTCTTCATCGGACCCTATTACAAAGGTCTCATATCTCACACCAGTTGACACAACGGCGATGGGAATCTTGTGAAACAACTTTTTTACCCACTTCGAACCACACACATCGAGCTTCCGTAATATGCTGAGCTTAATCTCTGCCAACGTACTCGACGACCGGATAAAAATACTGAGCAGTTCTCTATCGGTAAATTTCACACCatgccttttgctcttttgaatTTTCCCAGAGCAATGAACTAGAGTCACAAAACTTTCCTCACCCTCCATTTCTGATAAACAACATTCATAAATTTGTGATAAACTTTCCTCACCTTTGGCCTTTCAGGGGTATATATATAAGCACGCACACTCACCCACACTACACGTAAATCGCTGCTGCCTCCAGCGGTTTACACACGCATCCCCATAAGCATAAACCGCACAACCCAGCCTCAACAAAAATCTCGATAGCCTCTAACGGTTTCTGTGTTCAGATTCCCTTACGTAATCCACGGCTGTCTATAGTGGATTATGTGTATttataaaccgctactgccagtagcgattTCTATAGATATGTGAAACAATGTAATTGCGTCTCCTATTTTAAAAAGTTGTAAATGGGTAAAATTGGAGATCAAACAATTTAATTACGTAAATTGTCCATTATTTCACTATAATAATAGaagtaattcatatatttactGGTATTATATATGTATTGCAACTTAAGACCCACGGAGagatataaaaagagaaaaaaatttatatgttattGTAGTGATATTGCTTTAGAacaaactcctatttatacatacATCGTGTCCTCTTTTTCCACTTTTATTAAATGTAATTTTTTGATAACATAGCAATTCACTATGAAAAAAAGTCCATGTTAAGTGGGCATCTATCTCATACTTATCACAACAAAGCAATAGTAATCTagtataattaaattagtttaagtCGAACAAAAACTAATCACACAATATATGCGCacactttttttttgtgttttttcttattaacataatacataaatttttgttaaaaagtataaaaatatttacacgtagtaaataattttattgatataaaacaaaattttaacaCATAGCACATAATTTTTGTTGTTGTAATGTGTTTTATTAGTTGAGTGAGTTATTTATTATTCTAAacatataatatttcaaaaatttatgtattatgtagtattagattttttatgttgtacATCAAAAATTTTGTATTGAGTAGTATTGTTGAAAACAGATTTTTTATATTGCACATCAAAAGTTTTGTATTGAGTAGTATTGTTGAAAACACATAAAAGAaggaaacaaaaaaaagagatcaaataaaagaaaaaaaacgatgTAATTTAATTGttgaacttaattaaaaatatgcTTGTTCGTCTAAcatctcttaaaaaaaaattgtaaaattaaaGTACATGATTCACATACAGGTGATTTTTGtcaaatcaataaattattaaacaAATTTACTTGAATTGAATTTATAAAAATGACTTCTTCACTGAAAAGTTAaaagtgttattttaaaaaatatagatgaaaaataaaaataatataaaattatattaacaaGTTGGATTCTTCATCCTCGCGCTTTTACTACTGCTAGAATCTAGATGTTTATAAATTAtgtttatgaattaataaaaagtGACATGtgaattgttaatttttcattgGTTTACTATGAAATAACAGTACTCAACTTTGTATAAAAATGCACATACTCTTAAAATACAcggataatataataattttttatgatcataatttaaaaaatctaagtataacaaaaaaaaaaagagaaaaatttacTGGTTGGTTTCTAATATATTATAGTGTGTATGGCTTAATGAGTTAATGTAATGTTAGGATAATTTGGTCACTCCTTGTTACATGAATCGTTTGTGTCCGTTGCTTGCGTCTATGCctttattatattcttttccCGATATGGGCTCAGCCCTCATCCATCGTCCACTCCATTAAGCGAATAAACGTGAGAGAGAGTCACATCTCTCTTATCAACGAGCGTGTCTCACTCATTCATTGTGTCAAATAGCTGGGTTGGCAGTCGGCAGTAGCATAACAGAAGAGAAGCGATCGAACCATGGCTTGTTCGATTCGTCCCACTCTCTCTTCGTTTCGCTTTTCAACCGTTGCTTCTCGTTCTCTCTCCCGCCCCTTCCTCCGCCTTCCCTCTATCACTACCAGTAAGTTGTTCTTCTCTTCCCTGGACAAGGCGATTTGTATGTGCGGTTTGATGAACTCGAATTGTGCAGGAGCATTAGGTGAATCCAATAGATTGAGAGCAACGGGGATGGTGAGGCGAGATGGGAATTTCATGAGAGTGATGGCTTCCCAAGCAAGCACCGCTGCTTCCCCCGAGAACACACTCGAATGGGTCAAGCAAGATAAGCGAAGGATGCTTCATGTTGTCTACCGTGTTGGCGATTTGGACAGGACTATCAAGTATGCTATTTTTGTATTCATCATTGATTGATtcatttaaaacttgtttgatttTTCTCTGATATAATTCGGCTCTTATTTGCTGGTTTCAGGTTTTATACAGAGTGCCTGGGAATGAAGCTCCTCAGGAAGCGTGACATACCTGAGGAGAGATATACTAATGCCTTTCTTGGATATGGCCCCGAAGATTCGCACTTTGTTATTGAACTCACTTACAGTAAGGCTCTACTGAATCATCATGTCCTTTCATGTTATTGAACTGGAATTCTAGAAAGTTCTTATTTACGTTTGACTACGTTTCAGATTATGGAGTTGACAAGTATGACATTGGAGCTGGATTTGGACATTTCGGCATTGCTGTTGATGATGTAAGTTTCTTCAACATTTGTACCCAATTTAAACTGTGTTCACTGCGGGTGATTCTGCTGCCTCTTGTTCTTTATTAGGTTGCAAAAACAGTGGAACTAATAAGAGCGAAGGGTGGCAAGATAACTAGAGAGCCTGGTCCTGTCAAGGGAGGCAGCACGGTCATTGCATTCATTGAAGATCCTGATGGCTACAAATTTGAACTTTTGGAGAGAGGCCCCACTCCTGAGCCCTTGTGCCAAGTGATGCTTCGAGTCGGTGATCTTAAGCGTTCCATAGAATTTTATGAGAAGGTAACAATCGATGCTATTATATGTCTATACTATTTTGGTATCATGTGCCCATCTTTCAGATATCTTTGTGGTTGCTTGCTATTTAGGCTTTTGGTATGGAGCTCCTTCGCACTCGAGATAATCCAGAATACAAGGTATGGCGACATCTTTTtgctatttattattttctttctacTGTGACATATTTAGAAATAATCTGCCTAATTCTCAACATTTAAGATGATTTGAAGGTAAGTTAGGATCATATGAAATTTCATTCGTATAGTTGTACCAATTAATCTGTATGGACGAATTAAGATTAGGGATAAGAAGTAACATTCATTCTACTCAATCCTCTTAACATTTGATGATCCTTTAGATGGGGCTGTACTGCAAAGGTAACATTCAGTGTGGCATGTAGTGTGGATGCCTAGTTGCTATTGAATAACTGCTGTTTTAAACTTGATTCTCACAAAATATGCTGTTTTTGGTTTCTTGCCTATTGTTTGTAACTTGTACATTTACCAAAATATGTATTTTGGCATGATACTTGTTTTGAATGGAAAACTGTTATCTGTCACTATTTTACCAAATTTTACTTTATCATGTCATGTATGTTGTATCTGAAATCTTCTGAGGTGCTGTAATCAATGTGATATGCTTAACTTAGATTTGAAGCTAGTAAATTGGAAAAACGACAATGTATTCATGTGGACATTTAAGATCTTGTTGGATGCTTTTACATAAAACTTGCACCATACTTATCTACTATGCTTCTCAAGATAAATTGGGTGGCTTGCCTGAGTTAATAAGTATTGGAATTCTTGACGCATAGGTTGGACAACCAACTAGTAGAATAGTGTATAGAGAAGTTTTCCTACTTTAAGTTCCATTTTCTTCACTTTCATGGCCCAAAAATTGTTCTACTTCTCATTaattaattttgtgattttgtccTCTGCTTACACTCACTTCACCTGTGATTCATTGGTTACTTTTACTTGGCAGTATACCATAGCAATGATGGGTTATGGTCCAGAAGATAAAAGTACTGTTCTGGAATTGACTTACAATTATGGAGTCAAAGAATATGATAAAGGAAATGCTTATGCTCAGGTACGCAGAAGTTCCTTTGTTCTCTTATTCTTCATTTTTATGGAATCAAAAGGTTTTCATTGCGTCTTTGCAGTTGTGATAACTGATATCAGAAGACCTTTGTTTCTGTAATAACTAATAACTGAATGGCTAGAGTTTTGAGTTTTTCTTCTCTTACGTTTGCAAGTGAAATGCTTATTACTGATTACCATGTATTTCTGTATTTACaccttcttttatttaataatctTTATTTCGCCATTTACAGATAGCAATAGGCACAGATGATGTGTACAAAACTGCAGAAGCTGTTAAGTTAGCTGGAGGAAAGATTACTCGGGAACCTGGACCACTGCCTGGTATCAACACAAAAATTACAGCATGCTTGGATCCTGATGGTTGGAAGACGGTATGTATGAAAAATAAACTGTTTTCAAAGCTTAGACTGGGAGCTAAAAGTTCATAAATGATTTATATCTAGCTTACTCGATGCAAGAGCGAGATAGGGTTGAAATGTGGACAATGATCAACCGAATTTTGCGTGTTGTCAAGTTCACCTTCTTTATAAGAATGGGGATAACTGATAACAGGAAGAAGTgctttattcttgttctaagatttaaaacttaaaaaaataaaataaaatatcaccTCTTAAAAACTATTAGATAAAAGCTCATGAATCCTTTTCATACATGCTTCACGGTCCTTCATTTAGCATGCCCTTTTTTAAGTAGTGCTGAATATAAACTATGTTTATAGGAATGAGGATAACAAGTTAACAACACTTGAGTTCCATAGACCGCTTCATTATTAAGGCTCAATTACTATTCCATTGATTTGGCATTTAGCAAAAGCTCATAACTGTCTCAATCTCTTGGAACAATATTGAAAAAACACAAAATACCTA
This genomic window contains:
- the LOC112776040 gene encoding uncharacterized protein, producing the protein MIRMTSRLLLVGIVMIFRAIHLHHMEVLVGQSFKSKEEAVLSVKDYSIRRGVEYRVIESDNLKYQGRCKEFGNGCTWLIRITLRKWKSTWEVRRIFSLVKADASVTIKMLQEATEATYGFRPSYRKVWLAKQKAMAQIYGDWEESYGDLSHWILGVTSTMDGTVALMKISPVRVVIRLMNLESSFIECFGHSLHVLRHFDTVSRLSLSTAHTCMAKSWAYFLSNLRRHVTPQEGILVISDRHNSIKAALEALDSGWRPPHAYRAFCIRHVATNFALTFKGQDARRWLVNAAYAKMEAEFDYWFDIMRTENPAMCDWANRMEYERWTQHKDGGRQYGHMTTNISECVNSVLKGTRNLPVTSLVKSTYLRLAELFVIRGQTAEAQLASGHRFSQALVKAIERILRDSRCFTVTLFDRH
- the LOC112790211 gene encoding probable lactoylglutathione lyase, chloroplastic, which encodes MACSIRPTLSSFRFSTVASRSLSRPFLRLPSITTRALGESNRLRATGMVRRDGNFMRVMASQASTAASPENTLEWVKQDKRRMLHVVYRVGDLDRTIKFYTECLGMKLLRKRDIPEERYTNAFLGYGPEDSHFVIELTYNYGVDKYDIGAGFGHFGIAVDDVAKTVELIRAKGGKITREPGPVKGGSTVIAFIEDPDGYKFELLERGPTPEPLCQVMLRVGDLKRSIEFYEKAFGMELLRTRDNPEYKYTIAMMGYGPEDKSTVLELTYNYGVKEYDKGNAYAQIAIGTDDVYKTAEAVKLAGGKITREPGPLPGINTKITACLDPDGWKTVFVDNVDFLKELE